The Cydia amplana chromosome 9, ilCydAmpl1.1, whole genome shotgun sequence genome includes a region encoding these proteins:
- the LOC134650941 gene encoding transcription factor Sp3-like, with the protein MNFAPFTGHIPTAAAIPTIQHFAAKFGYEGTSTVQERYQGNVQFVTPAVDVKFRQAEMVVPAVDVKFRQAEMVVVSSAPAGAVTLAGIAPIHTVNSGVKYQAISSSTVNLGNVAYGQTYVQEPKEKREYREEDIMATMMQQQETITVSGAPLQQGAHAQQLLVVLHEPRDLARAIKHESRQTGPVPMPAEFISIGDVSDATWQSIGGGVADYLSALPLPLHHLLKYSDKREEPVLVQVPSAPVAQQIPSPTVNTVVVQTTPPTPKKKKKKKAAKEKKPRPKPGEIRLTTALDGSTLYCCPECHMAYPERGLLEQHLVGHTMERRFICDICNAALKRKDHLTRHKQSHNPERPHVCSVCLKAFKRREQLTLHFVIHSGEKRHVCNECGKGFYRKDHLRKHTRSHIARRVKAELSARASSPPSPPLAAAPAPAPAPAPAPAPS; encoded by the exons ATGAATTTCGCGCCGTTCACCGGCCACATCCCGACGGCGGCGGCCATCCCCACCATCCAGCACTTCGCCGCCAAGTTCGGCTACGAGGGCACCAGCACCGTGCAGGAGAGATACCAG GGAAATGTCCAGTTCGTGACGCCGGCAGTGGACGTCAAGTTCAGACAGGCGGAGATGGTGGTCCCGGCGGTGGACGTGAAGTTCCGACAGGCGGAGATGGTGGTGGTGAGCAGCGCGCCAGCTGGCGCCGTCACCTTGGCGGGAATAGCGCCCATACACACCG TGAACAGCGGAGTGAAGTACCAAGCGATATCGTCGAGCACCGTGAATTTAGGCAACGTGGCGTACGGACAGACGTACGTGCAGGAGCCGAAGGAGAAACGGGAGTACCGCGAGGAAGACATCATGGCCACCATGATGCAGCAACAGGAGACAATCACAG TGTCGGGTGCGCCGCTGCAGCAGGGCGCGCACGCGCAGCAGCTGCTGGTGGTGCTGCACGAGCCCCGCGACCTCGCGCGCGCCATCAAGCACGAGTCGCGCCAGACCGGGCCCGTGCCCATGCCCGCCGAGTTCATCA GTATCGGCGACGTGTCGGACGCGACGTGGCAgtcgatcggcggcggcgttgcCGACTATCTCTCGGCGTTGCCGCTGCCGCTGCACCACTTGCTCAAGTACTCGGACAAGCGCGAGGAGCCAGTGCTGGTGCAAGTTCCTAGCGCGCCAGTAGCACAGCAG ATCCCAAGTCCCACAGTAAACACGGTGGTGGTACAGACGACGCCGCCGACGCccaagaaaaagaaaaagaaaaaagccgCTAAAGAGAAGAAACCCCGGCCTAAACCCGGAGAGATTCGCCTGACTACCGCGCTGG ATGGCAGCACTCTATACTGCTGCCCGGAGTGTCACATGGCGTACCCGGAGCGAGGACTGTTGGAGCAGCATCTCGTCGGACACACCATGGAGAGGAG GTTCATCTGCGACATCTGCAACGCAGCCCTAAAACGCAAGGACCACCTAACCCGGCACAAGCAGAGCCACAACCCGGAGCGGCCGCACGTCTGCTCCGTCTGCCTCAAGGCGTTCAAGCGGCGCGAGCAACTCACACTGCACTTCGTGATACACTCGGGCGAGAAGAGACACGTGTGCAACGAGTGCGGCAAGG GTTTCTACCGCAAGGACCACCTGCGCAAGCACACGCGGTCGCACATCGCGCGGCGCGTGAAGGCGGAGCTGTCTGCGCGCGCCTCGTCCCCCCCCTCCCCGCCGCTCgccgccgcccccgcccccgcccccgcccccgcgcccGCCCCCGCGCCCTCCTGA